AACATGTGATTCACACAGTCGGCCCTGTCTGGCGCGACGGCAAGCACAACGAGCCGGAATTACTCGCCTCATGTTATCGTAATTCTCTCAACCTCGCGAAGGAACACGGCCTCAAAACCATCGCTTTTCCGTCCATCTCCACCGGTGTCTACAGATTTCCCATCGAATTAGCAGCACCGATAGCCTTTAAGATGGCGCAGGAATTTATCACTCAGAGCCCCAACGCCTTAGAGAAAATCATCTTCGTCCTTTTCTCCGCGCAGGATCTGCGGGTTTATGATAGTATATATTAGGAAGGAGAATTAAAAAAATGGATCAGATAATTCAGAGGGGTAAAATATGAAACATCCACGAAGTCTTACGCTTAAACTTAAGAGTACGCCTATAGAAGTCAAAAATTACTTGAACGAACTTGAAAAAGAAAATGCCAGTCTTCAAAGAAATATTGCTAAATATCAGGTAAAAAATTTAACTTAACAAAACGAAATAAAGGCGCTTAAGAAAATGCGACCGACTCCATCAGAATATGTAATTCGTCATATAAGTGAAAAATAAGGTGACAGTATACTTAATTCCCTAGTCACCCTTCCTCAAAAGGAAAGATAAATTTCTAGCTTGCTATGACGACCAGGCAATCTGGTGAGCAAAGAGCCGATTTATGACGCAGGGCCGATATATCGGCCCGAGTAATAAAGAAAGGCCGAGCGAACCGATTGACTGGTCGTCGAGTGAATTACTTGTGACAGCTACCTAATTCACCCCACCCAGAAGAGGGAATCAGGAAGCAGTCACCGTAATTCACCGATTATTCATTGACACCCGCCGCTATTTAAGGTATAATCTCCCGAAATCCGTAATTCCCAATAAAATAAGAGAAGGAGTGTTTCTATGTACGCCGTAATAATGACAGGCGGGAAGCAATATAAGGTCGAAAAGGGCGCGACGATCACGGTCGAGCGCCTGACGCATCCCGAAAAAGACAAAGAAGTTACGATAAAAGAAGTGCTCATGGTCCATGACGGCAAGGAAGTCAAGTTCGGCAAGCCTTTCCTCAAGGACGCCAAGGTGGTCGCGGACGTCGTATCCGACTTCAGGGGCAAGAAGCTGATGTCCTATAAATACAGAAGGCGGAAGGACTCGCACTGGAAGAAGGGCCACCGCCAGGAGTTGACGAAACTTAAGATAAAAGAGATAAAGGTTTAGGAGGAGACGATGGCTCATCATAAAGGACAAGGTTCAACAAGAAACGGCCGGGACAGCAATTCCCAGAGGTTAGGATTAAAGGCTTCAGGCGGGCAGAAGGTCACAGCCGGAAGCATTATAATAAGGCAGCGCGGGACCCCGTTTAAAGCGGGCATCAATGTCGGCAAGGGCAAAGACGACACGCTTTTCGCCTTAAAAGACGGAATTGTAACTTTCAAGTCCAAGACAGTCAGCATCCTGCCACAATAACAAGAAGCCGAAAGCCAAGGTGTTTGTAGATACCGCGAAGATCGAGGTCAAAGCAGGCCACGGCGGCGACGGTTGCTCGAGTTTGTATAAGGACAGGTATTCCCGTTACCCGGTCATGAACGGCGGGCCGGGCGGCAACGGCGGCAACGTCGTAATACGCGCGAACGAGAACATACACACCCTCCTGGACTTCCAATTCCGCAGGCATTTCAAGGCCCACAAAGGCGAGAACGGCTCATCCAATAACAGGAACGGAAAGACCGGGGAGGACTGCGTCATCGAGGTCCCGGTCGGGACTATCGTCGCGGATTTTAATAAGGGACATGTCTTAAGGGACCTGACCGCATCAGGAGAGAGTTTTATCGTCGCCAAAGGCGGCCTCGGCGGCCGAGGCAACGCCTGTAAAAAACCCGCGGCACCGGGCGAGCCCGGCGAAGAGAAGATACTCTCGCTCGAGCTGAAATTGATAGCCGATTGCGGGCTTCTCGGTTTTCCGAACGCCGGCAAATCTTCGCTCATCTCGTTCATCTCCAAAGCCAAGCCGAAGATCGCGGCGTACCCGTTCACTACGTTACAGCCGGTGCTCGGCATAGTCGAATATGATGACGGCCGCCATTTTAAGATAGCCGATATCCCGGGCCTGATCGAAGGAGCGCATGAAGGCAAAGGGCTCGGCCATAAGTTCCTTAAGCATATCGACCGCACAAAAATACTGGTGCATATTATTGACATGGCCGGGGTGGACGGCAGGGACCCGCTCGAGGATTACAAGATATTAAATAACGAATTGAAGCAATACGGCGCAAGCGCGGAGAAGAAACCGCAGATTTTAGTCGCCAACAAGATGGATATCGCCGCGGCGAAAAAGAACCTAAAAAGGTTTAAAGAAAAAATAAAAAAGGATATAATACCTATATCGGCAAAGACCGGCGACGGCACAGAGGAACTCGTTGAATTGATAGTGGAAAAACTGGATAAGACAGGATGAGGGAAAAATATCTTTCAAATTTGAAACTCGTAGTAGTCAAGGTCGGGACGTCTACATTGACGTCCAAGACCTCGCCCATGGACAGAAGCTCCATAAAGAGCATCTCCAGGCAGGTCTGCGAACTGCGCGATAAGGGAATAAAGGTCGTCCTCGTAAGCTCGGGCGCTATCGGCGCGGGCATGCACCTTCTGGGGCTTAAGTCCCGTCCGAAGACGCTCGAACACCTCCAGGCGGCCGCGGCGATAGGCCAGGCCCAGCTTATGAAGGCATATGACGAGTATTTCAAGGACCACGGCCGCAAGGTCGCGCAGGTGCTTTTGACGCGCGACGACCTCGAGGAGAGGAAGAGATACACGAGCGTAAAGAACACGATACACACCATTCTTGAATACGGCGCCGTCCCTATCATCAACGAGAACGACACAGTCTCGGTCGACGAGATAAAATTCGGCGATAACGACACGCTCGCGAGCCTCGTGGCGAAATTGCTCGGGGCGGACCTGCTCATACTCCTTTCCGACGTCGACGGCCTCTACTGCCACATGGAAAATAAGGAAGTCATCGATGTGGTCGAGGAGATAGACGGCGGCATAGAAAAACTCGCCTGCGGCACCGACAAGGAGACATGCGTCGGCGGGATGTCGACTAAGATAAAGGCCGCGAAGACGGCCACCGAAGCCGGCATTCCCATGGTCATAGCCAACGGAAAGACCGAAGATATCCTGACCAGGATCGTAAACAAGGAAAAGGTCGGGACCGTATTTATTCCCCGGAAGAGGAGCCAGTCCTAGATGAGCGGCTTGAAAAACGATATGATTGCTATTGCCCGGGACGCGAAGAAGGCGTCTCTCCTCATGGGCCATATCTCATCCGCGGTAAAAGAGAAGGCGCTGCTCGCGATGGCGGACGGGCTCGAGGAGAACAAGTCCGCCGTATTTGCCGCGAACAAAAAGGACGTGAAAGCGGCCGCGGCGAAGAAATTAAGCCCGGCGTTCATAGACCGGCTCACATTGAACGAGAAACGTATAAAGTCCATGGCCGCATCCCTTCGCCAGGTCGCCTCCCAGCATGACCCGATCGGCGAGGTGATAAAAATGTGGACGCGCCCGAACGGCTTATGGATAGGGAAATTAAGGGTGCCGCTCGGCGTGATCGGCGTCATATATGAATCGCGGCCGAATGTCACGGCCGATTGCATAGGGCTATGCCTTAAGGCGGGGAACTGCGCGATATTGCGCGGCGGGAGCGAGGCTATAAATTCAAATATCGCCATCTTCGATATCCTTAACGGCGCGGCAAAAGAGAACGGTATACCTGACGGGGCTATCAGCCTGGTGAAGACGACCGACAGGAAGGCCGTCCATATACTCCTGACTTTAAGCGATTACGTCGACCTGATAATACCCCGCGGAGGCGAGAGCCTGATAAAGGAAGTCGCCCAACGTTCGAAGATCCCCGTCCTCAAGCACTATAAGGGGATATGCCACGTCTATGTGGACGAGGACGCGGACCTCAATATGGCTGAGAAGATATGCTTCAACGCCAAGGTCCAGAGGCCTTCGGTCTGCAACGCGATGGAGACCCTCCTGGTAAACGAGGACGTCGCGGCGAGGTTTTTGCCTTCGATGGCAAAGAAATACAAAGAGGCGGGCGTCGAGATAAGGGGCTGCCCTATGACCCGGAGGATCGTCAAAGGGATAAAGGCCGCAACCGAGAAAGATTGGTCGACCGAATACCTCGGCCTGATAATTTCGATAAAGGTCGTCAAGGGCCCGCATGAGGCGATCGAGCATATAAACAAATACGGCACGAAACTCTCGGATGCCATCGTGACCGAGAATTACCATAACGCGGTCGAGTTCCTCCGCAAGGTCGACTCGGCTGCGGTCTATGTCAACGCCTCGACGCGTTTTACCGACGGCGGCGAGTTCGGGTTCGGCGCCGAGATAGGCATCTCGACCGACAAGTTCCACGCCCGCGGCCCTGTCGGGGTAGAGGAACTCACAAGTTACAAATATATAATCTACGGCGACGGGCAGGTAAGGGAGTGACATCATGCGTATAGGCATACTCGGCGGCACGTTCAATCCCATCCACGTCGGCCATCTCGTCCTGGCCGAAGAGGCGAGGGAGAAGCTCAACCTCGATAAGGTGATATTCGTCCCGGCGTATATACCGCCTCATAAGAAGGACGAGGAGCTCGCCGAGCCGAACGACAGGTTCAAGATGGTTGAGCTGGCGCTTAGGGGTAATTCGGATTTCGAGGTATCGTCGTTCGAAATCGACGCGAAGACGACTTCTTATTCGGTGGAGACACTGAAGGCCTTCAAGCAGAAATACGGCGAGGAGACCAAGCTCTTTTTTATAACCGGCGCGGATTCACTGGGCGAGATATATTCATGGAAAGAGATCGACCAGATATTCAAGCTTTCGAATTTCATCGTGGCCAACCGCCCGGGATACGACATAGGGAACGTCCCGAACGGCATCGATGTTGTCACGATCACTTCGCTGGAGATCTCATCTTCCCTTATAAGGAAGAAGCTAAGGGAAGACAAGTCGATAAGGTATCTTGTCCCCGAACCCGTAAGGGAATATATAATAGCCCGAAGGCTTTACAGATAACGGAGGAAGACGATGAGGAACTATTACGTTACGCCTGAAGGCAGGCTCCGCAAGGATATACCCGTCGAGGAATTCCGCCAGGCCCTGGCGGCGGAGAAATCGTTGCTTTGGGTGGATATGGAAGCCCTCGAGGACGACGATATAGAGATACTGATGGACGTATTCGGCCTCCACCCGCTGACCATAGAGGACTGCATAATGGTCAACGCCAGGCCGAAAGTCGAGGATTTCCAACACTACCTCTCCCTCGTGACCCAGGGCGTAAGGACAAACGACGAGACGAAGAAGATAGAGGTCTTTGAGGTGGATTTTTGCCTCGGGAAGAACTATCTTATAACCGTCCATACCGACGCGATCAAGCCTATAACCCTTAACCTCGAGAGGGTCGATAAAGGTTCGCCTATAATAAAAAGGGGCGGAGATTTCCTCATGTGCTCCATACTGGAGTCGCTCGCTGACAGCTATTATCCCCTCGTCGACCAGTTCGACAAGCGGGTCGATGAGATGGAAGCGGAGCTCTTCAAGGACCCCACGACAAAGACCTTCAACCAGATATACAGGCTCAAGAACGACACAATGCTCCTGCGCCGGACGATAGGCCCGCAGGCCGACATCTTCTCCATCATGACCCGCGGGGACTTCCCGCTCATCCTGCCGGCCAATTACGTATATTACAGGAACGTCTTCGACCACCTGGTGAGGATAAATGATATCGTCGGCACCTCGCGCGATATCGTCACAGGCGCGCTCGAGGCATACGTATCCATCGTCTCAAACAGGCTGAACGAAGTAATGAAGGTCCTGACTCTCCTGGCCACTGTTATGATGCCGTTCATAGTCATCCCGAGCATCTACGGCATGAACCTGAAGTTCCTGCCTTTTTCTCAGCATGAGAACGGCCTCTTCTTCATACTGGCATTCACCCTCGCGTTGACTGTAATCATGGTTTTATACCTGAAGAATAAGAAATGGTTATGATAAACGAGCTTAAGGTATTCTGGCCGCTCCTGATAGCGATAGGAGTCCTGTTGGTCCTGTCGGCTTTCTTTTCTATGTCGGAGACGGCGCTCATATCCTTGAACAAGATACGTTTGCGCCATTTGATGTCAAAGGGAAACAAGAAGGCGAAGCTGGTATACTCCCTCATCTCCAATCCCGACCGTTTTATCACAGGGATACTCGTGGGGAACAATATCGTTAATACCGCGATATCAGTCCTCATCGCCTTTGTGCTCATACGTATATTCGGGGAAGACGTGGGAATGGTGCTCGCCACCGTAATAGGCGCTACCCTCCTCGTGGTCTTCGGCGAGATAATCCCGAAGGTCTTCGCTGTGCAGCACTCGGAGAAGACCTCGCTGGGACTTGCCGTCCCGCTGAAATTCGTCCTTGCGGTCCTGGCGCCTGTCGCCCGTATCTTTTACGGCCTCGGCAACGGCATAATCAAGGCCTTCGGCGGCGAGCCGAAGCGTGCCCCGCTCATCACCGAGGAGGAGATAAGGCTCATGATAGAGCTGGGCAAGGAAGAAGGCGTCCTCGGCGATGAGGAGCGCAAGATGCTCCACAGGATATTCGAGTTCGGCGATACGCTCGTCAGCGAAGTCATGATCCCGAAAGAGAAGATAATAGGAATAGACGTCGATGCCTCGGCCGAGGAGCTGCTCGATCTCCTGGTGGAAGAAGGCCACGCGAGGGTGCCGGTCTATAAGGGCTCGATCGACCGTATAGAAGGGATCCTCTACGCGCGGGACCTTCTCTATATCTGGCAGAACAAAGGCCTGGTCATAATACCGGACCTGCTGCACCAGCCGTATTTCATACCGAAGAACAAACGTGTCAGCGATTTGCTTAAGGATTTCCAGCGGATGCGGATACAGATGGCGATAGTCGTGGACGACAAGAAACAGACGATCGGCCTCATAACCCTGGAAGACCTTATAGAGGAGATAGTGGGGGAGATAGACGAGTCACTGGAATGAAAGGCGCCCGCTTTGTGGCGGGTCATCTTTATCCCGCACCCTACAAAAGGTGCGGGGTTGACAGCGATTTAGAGGTGTGGTAGACTAGAGTCATTCCAAAACCTTACAGGAGGTGCTAGATGGAAGGTTATTGCGTTAAATGCAAGAAGAAGCAGGAAATGAAAGACACAATGAAGCAGAAGATGAAGAATGGCCGCGAAGCGATGAAGGGTAAATGCCCGGTTTGCGGCACGGGAATGTACAGGATACTTGGAAAGTAAGACAGAGCCCAGATCAAAAGCTGTACTGATAGCTGAGACCGCAAAAGAGAAGAAGGCTGAAGACATAGTATTGTTGGACGTGAGCAGGGTGTCCGCGTTCTGCGATTATTTTATCGTTATGACCGCGAACAACACCCGCCAGGTCAAGGCTATATCGGATGAGATAGAAGATAAGCTGGAGGAGGAGGGTTACCGCCTCTGGCACAGGGAGGGCGACAGGGAATCGAGCTGGTTGCTGCTCGATTTCGGGAATTGCGTCGTCCATATCTTCGATCCGGAAGCCAGAAGGTTCTATGGCCTCGAAAGCTTATGGGGTGACGTACCCCGCGAGAATCTCGGCTAGTATTGGATATCCTTAAATGCCACCCGCATCCCTGCGGGTGGCATTATATTTAGGAGAGGTATGATAGAGACCCGGATACTTGAATTTCTCGATAAGAATTTAGGCGCGGCAGAGAAGATCAAAGGCCTTTACGCCCGGGACCTGCTCTGCCTCGAGAACCCCAAGGACCCGGCGCACGGGGATATCTCGACGAATATCGCCTTCAGGCTAGCCAAGCCGCTTAAGGTGAATCCGGCCGACTTGGCTAAAGAGATCGCCAAGGCGCTCACCGGCGCCCTCGCGTCCTCGCCGCTCAAAGGCGAGGTCGACGCCATAGAGCCGCTTAACGGTTTTATAAACATAAGGCTTTCGGCCCAGGCGCTGCGCCAGATACTAAAGGATATAAAGTCCGGGAAAGAAAAATTCGGTTGTAACGATTCCGGGAAGGGGAAGAAGATACAGGTAGAGTTCGTCAGCGCGAACCCGACAGGCTCGCTTAGCGTCGCGCACGCGCGCCAGGCCGCATTCGGCGATTCGCTGGCGAATATAATCAGGGCCAACGGCCATGAAGTTACCCGCGAATATTATATAAACGACGAAGGCGTCCAGATAACGATACTCGGCCAGTCGATATACGCCAGGTACAGGCAGGAGATAGGCGACCAATATGAATTACCGGAGAACGGCTATAAGGGCGAGTATATAAAGGAGATGGCCGAAGAGTTCCGCAAGGAACACGGCGATAAATATAAAGCAGGGACGCCGGAGGACTTAAAGGTATTTTCAGAGTGGGGTTGCGATTATCTCCTGAAGGAGATCAAGCAGGAGCTCCTGGATTTCGGCGTGCTCTTCGACGTCTGGTTCAGCCAGAAGGCGCTCGGCGCGTCCGGTAAGATAGAGAAGACGCTCAGTCTTCTCAGGGAGAAAGGGTTATTATACGAGGCGGAAGGCGCGCTCTGGTTCAAGTCCACGCAATTCGGCGATGACAAGGACAGGGTTGTCAAGAAGAGCGACGGCACATACACATATGTCACGCCGGACATCGCCTATCACAAGGATAAATTCGAGCGCGGGTTCTCGCGGGTCATCGACATTCTGGGGCCGGACCATCACGGATATATAAACAGGATAAAAGCCGCGGTCCAGGCGCTCGGCTACCCGGCCTGCGCGGTATCTATAATAATAATACAGCTGGCGACATTATATAAGAACGGGCAGCCGGTGAAGATGTCCACACGGGCCGGCGAGTATATAACTTTACGGGAGGTCCTCGATGAAGTAGGGAAAGACGCGGCGCGGTTCTTTTTCCTGATGAGAAAAGCGAACGCCCACCTCGATTTTGACCTCGAACTCGCGAAGAAGCAGACGCCCGAGAACCCGGTCTATTATGTCCAGTACGCGCACGCGAGGATATGCAGCATACTCGCCTTGTCGAAATTACCGGACGGGGATATTGCGGGCGCGGACCTCAAGCTGCTCGGCGCGCCGGAGGAGTTGAATTTATTCAAAGAGTTGAGGCAGTTCCCGCAATCGGTGAAACTTGCCGCGCAGGAGCTCGACCCTTACAGGATAATAACATATCTGCAGGAATTGGCGGCTTGCTTCCATAAATTCTACGAGGCGAACAAGGTCATCTCGGACGACGCGGAGCTCAGCCGCGCGAGGATCTATCTCGTTTCATGCGTCAAGCAGGCCCTCGCCAACGGCCTGACCCTGCTCGGAGTCTCCTGTCCCGCGAAAATGTAAACCCGATTCGGTGACAGTATACTTATCTCCCGATAATTAAGTATACTGTCACCATAATTATCTAAAGCTATGTTCGAATCGCTAAAGCTATATAAGAATGAGGAATTGAGCCTCAATAAGGTGCACGGGCAGCTGGTCGAGCTGGGTTATGCGCGCCGGCCGAAGGTAGCCGAACAGGGGGAGTTTGCCCAGCGCGGCGGCATCCTCGACATCTTCCCTGTGACTTTCGACGAGCCGGTGCGCCTCGAGTTCGACGCGGACAGGCTCGCGCATATCAAATCATTTGATATCGCAACCGGCACTTCTTTCCTCGACCACCAGATGGCGATCATCCTTCCGGCCAAGGGCATTGTGCCGCGAAAACTAAAGACTCGCCGCATCCCGGGCGTCGAGATCTCCGAAGACCTGCCGATAAGCAACTTCGTCGACATATCCCCGGGCGATCACGTCGTCCACGTGAAACACGGCATAGGCCGGTATAAAGGGATAGAGCGCGTAAAAGAGCCCAAAGGCGTCATCGATTATATCGTCATAGAATACGCCGAAGGCGCGAAACTTTTCGTCCCGATGCCGGAGATGAACCTAGTCCAGAAATATATAGGGTTCGAGGGCAGGCCTCCGAAACTATACAAACTCGGGACCAGGGCATGGGCGCTGGCCAAGGCCCGCGCGCAAAAAAGCATCTATTCGCTCGCGTTGGAATACATCGAGATCCAGGCGAAGCGCGAGGCGTTGAAGGGTTTCGCCTTTTCGAAAGATACGGACTGGCAAGCGGAGCTCGAGAGGTCGTTCCGGTTCAAGGACACGCCGGCGCAGGCCAGGGCCGCGCAGGAGATAAAACGCGACATGGAAAGCCCGAAGCCGATGGACAGGCTCGTCTGCGGCGACGTGGGATACGGAAAGACCGAAGTCGCCCTGCGCGCCGCGTTCAAGGCCGTCACGGACAATAAGCAGGTCGCGATGCTCGTGCCCACGACCATCCTTGCCGAACAGCATTACGCGACATTCAAGGAGAGGATGGAGAAATACCCGGTGAATATCGAGATGCTCTCGCGTTTCAGGAGCGGGACAGAACAAGGCGCGATAATCGCCGGCGTAAAAGACGGATCGGTCGATATCATAATAGGGACGCACCGGCTCCTCTCGCACGATGTCGCGTTCAGGGAGCTCGGCCTGGTAATAATCGACGAGGAACAGAGGTTCGGCGTAAAACACAAGGAGCGGTTGAAGAGGATGAGGCTCCTGGTCGATGTTCTGACGCTTACGGCCACGCCGATCCCGCGCACCCTCTACATGTCGCTGATGGGAATAAAAGATATGTCGGTGATCGACACCCCGCCCGAGAACAGGATACCGGTCGCGACGAAAGTCGCGGAGTTCGACGAGCGGATAATAAAAGAAGGGATAAAGCGCGAGCTCAAACGCGGCGGCCAGGTCTTTTTCGTGAATAACAGGATACAGGGGTTGAATAAACTGGCGGAGCGGTTGAGGGAGATCGTCCCGGGGGCCAGGGTGGAGGAGGCGCACGGGCAGATGCCGGCGCACGAACTGGAGAATATAATGGTCGGGTTCATAAAAGGCAGGATAGATGTGCTAGTTTCCACCGCTATAGTCCAATCCGGCATAGATATCCCCAACGCGAACACGATATTCGTTAACCGCGCCGATATGTTCGGACTCGCCGACCTCTACCAGTTGAGGGGCCGGGTGGGCAGGTATATAGTCCAGGCCCATTCATATTTTCTTTATCCCAAGGGGTGGCAATTGCCCAAGGACGCCGAGGCGAGGCTTAAAGCGATCGAGGAGCATACCGAGCTCGGTTCCGGCTTCAAGATAGCGATGGAGGACCTTGAACTGCGCGGCGCCGGAAACCTTTTGGGTACGGAACAGCACGGGTTTATCCAGGCGATAGGTTTTGACCTTTACTGCAGGCTGCTGAGGAGCACGATAGCCGGTCTCCGAAAGGGCTTGCCTATCCGGAGCCGGTTATGATATATTATTCCAAATACTTACCAGAGAGAAGATAATGACGGAAAGGCCTATGATAAAAATCCATATTGCAGCGCTGCTCTTAGCCGCGGTTTTTGTGTTCCCCGGATGCGGTAATGCGAAATCGAAGCCCCTCGCGACCGTTGACGGCAAGGCCATTACGGTCGGGGATTTCGAGAAGAGGCTTTCCAAGATGCCGGCTTACTATAAGACGCTCGCGGGCGAGCGTAAAAAGGATTTCCTCGATGATATGATAAATGAGCAGCTTATCTATAAGGAAGCGCTCAAACGGGGCATCAACAGAGAGCGAGAGGTAAAGGATCTTTTGGACGAGGCGAAGCGTAAGATACTTATAGCTAAACTGATGGAAACGGAAGTCAAGAAGTCCGCGGTCTCCGAAGACAAGATAAAGGAGTTCTACGAGTTGCACAAGGACGATTTTGTCACGCCGCTTAAGCTGCGGGCGAGCCATATAATGGTCGATACAGAAGACGAGGCCAACGAAGTCCTCCGGAAGCTGAAAGACGGCGGCGATTTCGCGCAGTTGGCTAAGCAATATTCGAAGGACCCCTCGAAAGGGAGGGGCGGCGACCTGGGCTATTTCATAAAAGGGCAGCTGATGCCCGAGATAGAAGAGGTCTGCTTCAAGCTCGAGGTCGGCCAGACGAGCGATATAATCAAGACGAAATTCGGCTACCACATAATAAAACTGACCGACAGGATCGAGCCGAGGGCGGTGGAACTCTCCGAGGTCAGGGACGCCATAGAAAAAGAGTTGAAGGATAGGGCCCAACAGCGGACGCTCGATGATCTTGTCAAGAACCTGAGGTCGAAAGCGCACGTCAAGATAAACGAAAAGCTGTTGGAAGCGGGGCCGGATAAATGAGGACAGGGATAAGCATGTTATTGTTGGTCCTTGCATTGGGGCTGCATCCCCAGGCCCTTTGCCAGACGACCGGCGCCGTTAACAAGATACTTGCGGTCGTGAACGACGAAGTCGTAACCGAGACAGACCTTGATGCGGCCCTCGGTTCGAGTATCGAGGAGTTAAAGAAGGAATTTTCGGGAGACGAGCTTAAGGCGAAGACGGAAGAGGTGCGCAAGGAACTCCTGAAGCAGATGATAGAGGACAGGCTGATACTCCAGGAAGCGAAAAAATATAAGATTAACGTTGATGATTTCGAAGTGGAGCAAAGGCTGAAAGACGTAAAATCGCGTTTCCCCTCGGAAGACGCCTTTTATTCCGAGGTCGAGAGGTCCGGTGTCTCGACCGACATCCTGAAAAAGCGCTATAAGGAAAATATAATGATGTCCAAGCTCGTGAACCAGCAGGTAAGGGAGAAGATAGTCGTTACTCCCACCGAGATAGAGAGTTATTACAAAAAACATTCGGCAGAACTGAAGGCGCCGGAATCGGTCCATCTCTTCGGTATCGTCATCCGTTTCGATGCGGGAAGCACCGAGGACGACATCAAGCAGAAAGCGGAAGATGTGGTAAAACTCGCCAGGGAAGGCCGCGATTTCAACGAACTGGCCAAGGTTTACTCGCAGGGCGCAAAGGCGCAGGAGGGCGGGGACTTCGGAATTGTCGAGAGAGGGCAAATGCGCGGGGATTTCGAGAATGTCATATTCGTTTTAAAACCGGGTGAGATCAGCGACCCGGTAAAGACCGATGCAGGATATTTTATCTTCAAGGTATACGAGAAAAAAGAGAGTTACGTGCGGCCGCTCCAGGAAGCGCGCAGCGATATAGAGGATATAATATACAGGGATAAGGCCCAAAAGCGGTATCAGGACTGGATAGAGAAACTGAAACGCGATGCTTTTATACAGGTCAAGTAATACCCGCAGGCAGCCGCGTCCGCGGGTCGCCGTAACCATCGGCGACCCTTTTGGCGTAGGGCCCGAGATAGTATTAAAGATGTTGGCAAGCCGCAAATTACGCAGGCTTGCCGATTTTATTATTGTCGGCGACAGTTCGGTCATTAACGCCGCGTTAAGGCTCCCCGGAGTCCCGGCAGAGCTCCCTCGGGGAGTCTCGGTGTCAGACCCGCATATAATCGCTCCCAGCAAGGTGAAATTCGGCCGCCAGTCCAGGCTTTCCGGCGAGGCCTCGCTGGCCTATCTCGATCTCGCCCTCAAGC
The nucleotide sequence above comes from Candidatus Omnitrophota bacterium. Encoded proteins:
- the proB gene encoding glutamate 5-kinase, translated to MREKYLSNLKLVVVKVGTSTLTSKTSPMDRSSIKSISRQVCELRDKGIKVVLVSSGAIGAGMHLLGLKSRPKTLEHLQAAAAIGQAQLMKAYDEYFKDHGRKVAQVLLTRDDLEERKRYTSVKNTIHTILEYGAVPIINENDTVSVDEIKFGDNDTLASLVAKLLGADLLILLSDVDGLYCHMENKEVIDVVEEIDGGIEKLACGTDKETCVGGMSTKIKAAKTATEAGIPMVIANGKTEDILTRIVNKEKVGTVFIPRKRSQS
- the corA gene encoding magnesium/cobalt transporter CorA, with amino-acid sequence MRNYYVTPEGRLRKDIPVEEFRQALAAEKSLLWVDMEALEDDDIEILMDVFGLHPLTIEDCIMVNARPKVEDFQHYLSLVTQGVRTNDETKKIEVFEVDFCLGKNYLITVHTDAIKPITLNLERVDKGSPIIKRGGDFLMCSILESLADSYYPLVDQFDKRVDEMEAELFKDPTTKTFNQIYRLKNDTMLLRRTIGPQADIFSIMTRGDFPLILPANYVYYRNVFDHLVRINDIVGTSRDIVTGALEAYVSIVSNRLNEVMKVLTLLATVMMPFIVIPSIYGMNLKFLPFSQHENGLFFILAFTLALTVIMVLYLKNKKWL
- a CDS encoding macro domain-containing protein — encoded protein: HVIHTVGPVWRDGKHNEPELLASCYRNSLNLAKEHGLKTIAFPSISTGVYRFPIELAAPIAFKMAQEFITQSPNALEKIIFVLFSAQDLRVYDSIY
- a CDS encoding glutamate-5-semialdehyde dehydrogenase, encoding MSGLKNDMIAIARDAKKASLLMGHISSAVKEKALLAMADGLEENKSAVFAANKKDVKAAAAKKLSPAFIDRLTLNEKRIKSMAASLRQVASQHDPIGEVIKMWTRPNGLWIGKLRVPLGVIGVIYESRPNVTADCIGLCLKAGNCAILRGGSEAINSNIAIFDILNGAAKENGIPDGAISLVKTTDRKAVHILLTLSDYVDLIIPRGGESLIKEVAQRSKIPVLKHYKGICHVYVDEDADLNMAEKICFNAKVQRPSVCNAMETLLVNEDVAARFLPSMAKKYKEAGVEIRGCPMTRRIVKGIKAATEKDWSTEYLGLIISIKVVKGPHEAIEHINKYGTKLSDAIVTENYHNAVEFLRKVDSAAVYVNASTRFTDGGEFGFGAEIGISTDKFHARGPVGVEELTSYKYIIYGDGQVRE
- the rplU gene encoding 50S ribosomal protein L21, which gives rise to MYAVIMTGGKQYKVEKGATITVERLTHPEKDKEVTIKEVLMVHDGKEVKFGKPFLKDAKVVADVVSDFRGKKLMSYKYRRRKDSHWKKGHRQELTKLKIKEIKV
- the nadD gene encoding nicotinate-nucleotide adenylyltransferase, coding for MRIGILGGTFNPIHVGHLVLAEEAREKLNLDKVIFVPAYIPPHKKDEELAEPNDRFKMVELALRGNSDFEVSSFEIDAKTTSYSVETLKAFKQKYGEETKLFFITGADSLGEIYSWKEIDQIFKLSNFIVANRPGYDIGNVPNGIDVVTITSLEISSSLIRKKLREDKSIRYLVPEPVREYIIARRLYR
- the obgE gene encoding GTPase ObgE, producing the protein MFVDTAKIEVKAGHGGDGCSSLYKDRYSRYPVMNGGPGGNGGNVVIRANENIHTLLDFQFRRHFKAHKGENGSSNNRNGKTGEDCVIEVPVGTIVADFNKGHVLRDLTASGESFIVAKGGLGGRGNACKKPAAPGEPGEEKILSLELKLIADCGLLGFPNAGKSSLISFISKAKPKIAAYPFTTLQPVLGIVEYDDGRHFKIADIPGLIEGAHEGKGLGHKFLKHIDRTKILVHIIDMAGVDGRDPLEDYKILNNELKQYGASAEKKPQILVANKMDIAAAKKNLKRFKEKIKKDIIPISAKTGDGTEELVELIVEKLDKTG
- the rpmA gene encoding 50S ribosomal protein L27; amino-acid sequence: MAHHKGQGSTRNGRDSNSQRLGLKASGGQKVTAGSIIIRQRGTPFKAGINVGKGKDDTLFALKDGIVTFKSKTVSILPQ